In Pseudomonas poae, a single genomic region encodes these proteins:
- a CDS encoding LysR family transcriptional regulator, which yields MLSEPGTPTLDQLRVFLTVVEVGSFAAAARKLHRATSVISYSITNLEMQLGVSLFDRQTTRKPQLTDAGRTVLAEARTIANGMSGLRAKVKGLLQGLEAEVHVVLDVMLPADRVVDALKSFREEFPTVSLHLHMEALGAVTDLVLNRGAIIGVSGPMNERINGIERIAIGSVELIPVAAPNHPLASSEPNAPGAGREFTQLVLSDRSRLTKDKEFAVLSNRTWRLADLGAKHMLLREGIGWGNMPAPMVQEDLDSGRLVHLNIPEYQSGKYAFDVIYRTDLPPGPAAKWLIERFVQQSCHSKSTEGVL from the coding sequence ATGCTTTCTGAGCCAGGTACACCCACACTCGACCAACTGCGCGTGTTTCTGACCGTGGTGGAAGTGGGCAGTTTTGCAGCCGCCGCCAGGAAGCTTCACCGAGCTACCTCGGTCATCAGCTATTCAATCACCAACCTGGAAATGCAACTCGGCGTGTCGTTGTTCGACCGCCAGACAACCCGCAAACCGCAGCTCACCGATGCAGGGCGTACAGTCCTGGCCGAAGCCAGGACCATTGCCAACGGCATGAGTGGTTTGCGTGCCAAGGTCAAAGGGCTGCTGCAAGGGCTCGAAGCCGAAGTGCATGTTGTGCTGGATGTGATGCTTCCCGCCGACCGTGTGGTGGACGCACTCAAATCGTTCCGAGAAGAATTCCCGACGGTGTCGCTTCACCTTCACATGGAAGCGCTCGGGGCCGTTACCGACCTGGTCCTCAATCGCGGCGCGATAATCGGCGTAAGCGGCCCCATGAATGAGCGCATCAACGGCATCGAAAGAATTGCCATCGGCAGTGTCGAGCTGATCCCTGTGGCCGCGCCGAATCATCCGCTGGCCTCAAGCGAACCCAATGCGCCTGGTGCCGGGCGCGAGTTCACACAATTGGTGCTGTCTGATCGCTCGCGCCTGACCAAGGACAAGGAGTTCGCGGTCCTCAGCAACCGCACCTGGCGCCTGGCAGACCTGGGTGCAAAACACATGTTGCTGCGTGAAGGCATTGGTTGGGGGAACATGCCAGCCCCGATGGTCCAGGAAGACCTGGACAGTGGCCGACTCGTGCACTTGAACATCCCTGAATACCAAAGCGGTAAATACGCCTTCGACGTTATCTACCGCACGGATTTACCGCCGGGCCCCGCTGCCAAGTGGTTGATTGAGCGCT